A part of Bartonella quintana genomic DNA contains:
- a CDS encoding glutamine amidotransferase, producing the protein MFLIQRCIDKKQTNSKQRIAVVIHRQSTYTGRLGKFLQKGGFVLDIYRPILGQKLPNTLEHYAGVVILGGPMSVNDREAYISEEIEWISLSLKENKPFLGICLGAQMLACKLGGRVCTRNDGIVEVGWYPLEATSQGKALMNWPEMVYHFHDEGIYDLPKEAVLLATGDTYPTQAFRYGDNAWGLQFHAEFTRTMMRRLIVRSAQKLTEKGAQPASAHLKGRLIYDRALSQWFENALRQIFNVSTVHA; encoded by the coding sequence ATGTTTTTGATACAAAGATGTATTGATAAAAAACAAACAAATAGCAAACAAAGAATTGCTGTCGTTATTCATCGTCAATCTACCTATACTGGTCGTTTGGGAAAATTTTTGCAGAAAGGTGGTTTTGTTCTTGATATTTACCGTCCTATTTTGGGGCAGAAACTTCCCAATACATTAGAGCATTATGCTGGTGTTGTCATTTTAGGAGGCCCGATGAGTGTGAATGACAGGGAAGCATATATTAGCGAGGAAATTGAATGGATTTCTTTGTCGTTGAAAGAAAATAAACCTTTTTTGGGCATTTGTCTTGGAGCACAAATGTTAGCGTGCAAGTTAGGCGGGCGTGTGTGTACAAGAAATGATGGAATCGTTGAGGTTGGCTGGTATCCACTGGAAGCCACTTCACAGGGTAAGGCATTGATGAATTGGCCAGAAATGGTCTATCATTTTCATGATGAAGGTATTTATGATTTACCTAAAGAGGCAGTACTTTTAGCAACAGGTGATACATATCCTACACAAGCTTTTCGTTATGGAGACAATGCATGGGGTTTGCAATTTCATGCTGAATTCACAAGGACTATGATGCGGCGTTTGATTGTGCGCTCAGCCCAGAAATTAACCGAAAAAGGTGCTCAGCCGGCTTCTGCACATTTAAAAGGGCGCTTAATATATGATCGGGCTTTGAGCCAATGGTTTGA